In Halorussus salilacus, a single genomic region encodes these proteins:
- a CDS encoding dipeptidase gives MGAHKQYDGYESYDYLTAGEDYREFALPERHSGFEPYEIPLTDDEEERAQQVAAENYVVSFHEHPFYFPDDLDEDLWDYIREGRAVTAYEALADTALDGVFDMHFDGLASIHSQHGWKWDDIVHDVSMRACDIAHSEYAIRCDGADDIRRAYDEGKLAIVPALESAAMIENELDRIEQLYGMGVRSMGITYTASNALGTGEGGIHERDGGLTAFGAAAVKRMNKVGMAISTSHSSPQTTLDVCEVSEKPVFDTHALARGAGVGKRGASDEELEAIADTGGVIGILSSTHLPDIETYMDHFEYIVDLVGIDHVAFGPDVLYGDHTGLLEVLADFHGIELPETTLQSPYVKGLENPTEAWNNIIRWLVKNEYTDEEIEKVLGENVLRALEEAW, from the coding sequence ATGGGAGCTCACAAGCAGTACGACGGTTACGAGTCGTACGACTATCTGACGGCTGGCGAAGACTACCGAGAGTTCGCGCTTCCCGAGCGCCATTCGGGCTTCGAGCCGTACGAGATACCGCTCACCGACGACGAAGAGGAACGCGCACAGCAGGTCGCGGCGGAGAACTACGTAGTGTCGTTCCACGAACACCCGTTCTACTTCCCGGACGACCTCGATGAAGACCTCTGGGACTACATCCGCGAGGGTCGGGCGGTCACCGCTTACGAGGCTCTGGCGGACACCGCGCTCGACGGCGTCTTCGACATGCACTTCGACGGACTCGCGAGCATTCACTCCCAGCACGGCTGGAAGTGGGACGACATCGTCCACGACGTGAGCATGCGCGCCTGCGATATCGCTCACTCGGAGTATGCCATCCGCTGTGACGGAGCCGACGACATCCGACGGGCCTACGACGAGGGGAAGCTCGCTATCGTGCCTGCACTCGAATCCGCGGCGATGATCGAGAACGAACTCGACCGCATCGAACAGCTCTACGGAATGGGCGTCCGGTCGATGGGAATCACCTACACCGCCTCGAATGCCCTCGGAACGGGTGAGGGCGGTATCCACGAACGCGACGGCGGCCTGACCGCGTTCGGTGCGGCGGCCGTCAAGCGAATGAACAAGGTCGGGATGGCGATAAGCACCAGTCACTCGAGTCCCCAGACCACCCTGGACGTCTGCGAGGTCAGCGAGAAGCCGGTCTTCGACACCCACGCTCTCGCGAGGGGCGCAGGCGTGGGCAAACGCGGCGCGTCCGACGAAGAACTCGAGGCCATCGCCGACACCGGCGGCGTCATCGGTATCCTCTCGTCGACGCACCTGCCCGACATCGAGACGTACATGGACCACTTCGAGTACATCGTCGACTTGGTCGGTATCGACCACGTCGCGTTCGGTCCGGACGTCCTCTACGGCGACCACACGGGCCTACTCGAAGTGCTCGCCGACTTCCACGGCATCGAACTCCCCGAAACCACGCTCCAGAGCCCCTACGTGAAGGGGCTGGAGAACCCGACCGAAGCGTGGAACAACATCATCCGTTGGCTCGTCAAGAACGAGTACACCGACGAGGAGATCGAGAAGGTGCTCGGCGAGAACGTGCTCCGCGCGCTCGAAGAAGCGTGGTGA
- a CDS encoding LLM class flavin-dependent oxidoreductase, translating to MRFGVNVPTSAGASEYSMLAFCDSIDWKKQRGYARLAESVGFDGVAVPDHLMTGDGATTECLSTLTALARETETVTLFPKTINNELRHGPLLAKAAATIDNVSDGRFKLGMGAGWKEDEALAFGYDWPDAPDRLRAMEETIELTKRLWTEDSVTYEGDYYELRDAVSRPHPTQDPHPPVMVGGGGEEFTLRIVAKHADEWNYWGPPEVIEQKLDVLAAHCETYGTDFDEIDTSWFARCIVRETEEEVDAILDEVPRFRDPDEDDPLSSFNNLIGTPEQVAEELRAYEELGVDEVVLEFVDFPESTGIELFADRVMPEFR from the coding sequence ATGCGTTTTGGAGTAAACGTTCCGACCAGCGCGGGAGCGTCCGAGTACTCGATGCTCGCGTTCTGCGATTCAATCGATTGGAAAAAGCAACGCGGCTACGCACGACTCGCCGAATCGGTCGGCTTCGACGGGGTCGCGGTCCCGGACCACCTGATGACCGGCGACGGAGCGACGACGGAGTGTCTGAGTACGCTCACCGCCCTCGCTCGGGAAACCGAGACGGTGACGCTGTTCCCGAAGACCATCAACAACGAGCTCCGGCACGGACCGCTACTCGCGAAAGCGGCCGCCACCATCGACAACGTCAGCGACGGACGATTCAAACTCGGGATGGGTGCTGGCTGGAAGGAGGACGAGGCCCTCGCGTTCGGGTACGACTGGCCCGACGCGCCCGACCGATTACGAGCGATGGAGGAGACCATCGAGTTGACGAAGCGGCTGTGGACCGAAGACAGTGTGACCTACGAGGGCGATTACTACGAGCTTCGGGACGCAGTCAGTAGACCGCATCCGACGCAGGACCCCCATCCGCCGGTCATGGTCGGCGGCGGTGGCGAGGAGTTCACCCTCCGCATCGTAGCCAAGCACGCCGACGAGTGGAACTACTGGGGACCGCCGGAGGTCATCGAGCAGAAACTCGACGTCCTCGCGGCCCACTGCGAGACGTACGGAACCGATTTCGACGAAATCGATACGTCGTGGTTCGCCCGCTGTATCGTCCGCGAAACCGAGGAGGAAGTCGACGCAATCCTCGACGAAGTTCCCCGGTTCCGCGACCCGGACGAAGACGATCCGCTGTCGTCGTTCAACAACCTCATCGGAACGCCCGAACAGGTCGCCGAGGAGTTGCGGGCCTACGAGGAGCTCGGGGTGGACGAGGTCGTTCTGGAGTTCGTCGACTTCCCGGAGTCCACCGGTATCGAACTGTTCGCCGACCGCGTGATGCCCGAGTTCCGATAA